From Veillonella dispar, one genomic window encodes:
- a CDS encoding PdaC/SigV domain-containing protein, translating to MGIFKKLCMTSMLGVMLAVPTYATVVTGSQSDVNMELKYPLVYTNNMFAQKAINTDIANYVLYAKSVYYDQHAYQVKQNYKVTYEDAQVVSILLTTYHYHAGSAHGMYNTKGLVYNKITGQRIPLYNYIKIANPQQIERGINSGILRFYSEGHKKADLLPNWNVEYVSDNYYLKGKGAIGLVYQPYELGPFSYGNTFVEFSPKAIEYFNRMNS from the coding sequence ATGGGGATCTTTAAAAAGCTATGTATGACCTCTATGTTAGGTGTTATGTTGGCGGTACCTACGTATGCAACTGTTGTTACAGGTAGTCAATCCGATGTAAACATGGAATTAAAATATCCATTGGTATATACCAATAATATGTTTGCACAAAAAGCAATTAATACAGACATTGCTAACTATGTTTTATATGCAAAATCAGTCTATTACGATCAACATGCATATCAAGTAAAACAAAATTATAAAGTTACCTATGAAGATGCTCAAGTAGTATCTATTTTGTTAACTACCTATCACTATCATGCGGGTAGTGCGCATGGTATGTATAACACTAAAGGCTTAGTATATAACAAGATAACTGGCCAAAGAATTCCACTATATAACTATATAAAAATTGCTAATCCACAACAAATAGAACGGGGCATTAACTCTGGTATTTTGCGCTTCTATAGTGAAGGTCATAAAAAAGCAGACCTACTACCTAACTGGAATGTAGAATATGTTTCTGATAACTACTACTTGAAAGGTAAAGGCGCTATAGGCCTTGTATACCAACCATATGAATTAGGACCATTCTCTTATGGGAATACATTCGTTGAATTCTCACCAAAAGCCATTGAATACTTTAACAGAATGAACTCCTGA
- a CDS encoding MmcQ/YjbR family DNA-binding protein gives MNRNNFINYLQQEYICDVDYPWEKYPDYVVIRRRDNQKWFAGIFAIKGYQLGQDTNEPMDVVNLKCEPDLIPNLIRESGIYPAYHMNKQHWISMDIERYEDIEKLKMLVDMSYRLVGKK, from the coding sequence ATGAATCGTAATAATTTTATTAACTATTTACAACAAGAATATATCTGTGATGTTGATTATCCATGGGAGAAATACCCAGACTATGTTGTTATCCGGCGTAGAGATAATCAGAAATGGTTTGCTGGAATCTTTGCTATTAAAGGGTATCAATTAGGTCAAGATACAAATGAACCTATGGATGTAGTCAATCTAAAATGCGAACCTGATTTAATTCCAAATCTAATTCGTGAAAGTGGAATCTACCCTGCGTATCATATGAATAAACAACACTGGATCTCGATGGATATTGAAAGATATGAAGATATAGAGAAACTTAAAATGTTAGTCGATATGAGCTATCGGTTGGTGGGGAAGAAGTAA
- a CDS encoding type I restriction-modification system subunit M, whose protein sequence is MGAELNQKLFSAADSLRGKMSADQYKDYLLGLIFYKYLSDKLLESTVVKAYKSLDEYNTVAKQTELYKSYILDDKSKDFFIATMSDTLGYHIEPQYLFSELANAVKDNSFELVHLKNAFVRLETAYKQFEGLFDDIDLDSKQLGVDANQRNITISEVIKKLDEVDVLGHDGDVIGDAYEYLIGEFAAGSGKKAGEFYTPQQVSDMMAQIVTIGQEDTPSFTVYDPTMGSGSLMLNVRKYLNNPDRVQYHGQELNVTTYNLARMNLILHEVSAEDQRLHNGDTLNKDWPTDEPYMFDSVVMNPPYSANWSADPTFMDDARFNRYGKLAPKSKADFAFLLHGFYHLKTSGTMAIVLPHGVLFRGAAEGTIRKKLLEDGSIYAVIGMPANLFFGTSIPTTVIILKKNRKGRDVLFIDASNDFTKFKNQNKLEPEHIKRIVDTYKNRESIEKYAYLASFEEIKENDFNLNIPRYVDTFEEEAPIDMVTLGAEMKAINEEESKLEQDIYDMLLQLECAEEDREWLNGVLEVFNHEK, encoded by the coding sequence ATGGGTGCCGAATTAAATCAAAAATTATTTAGTGCTGCTGATAGTTTACGCGGTAAGATGAGTGCTGATCAATATAAAGATTATCTATTAGGGTTAATATTCTATAAATATTTATCCGATAAATTATTGGAATCAACAGTTGTAAAAGCTTATAAATCTCTTGATGAATACAATACTGTAGCAAAGCAAACAGAATTATATAAATCATATATTTTGGATGATAAAAGTAAAGATTTCTTTATTGCTACCATGTCTGATACATTGGGATATCATATAGAGCCTCAATATTTATTTAGTGAGCTTGCTAATGCTGTTAAAGATAATTCTTTTGAATTAGTTCATTTAAAAAATGCTTTTGTACGTTTAGAAACAGCATATAAACAATTTGAAGGTTTATTTGATGATATTGATCTAGATTCAAAACAATTAGGCGTTGATGCTAACCAACGTAATATTACAATTAGTGAAGTGATAAAAAAACTTGATGAAGTTGATGTCTTAGGTCATGATGGCGATGTTATTGGTGATGCTTACGAATATTTAATTGGTGAGTTTGCCGCTGGATCTGGTAAAAAAGCTGGTGAGTTTTATACACCTCAACAAGTATCAGATATGATGGCTCAAATAGTAACTATCGGTCAAGAGGATACACCATCATTTACAGTATATGACCCTACAATGGGTTCTGGTTCTTTGATGTTAAATGTACGTAAATATTTAAATAATCCAGATCGTGTTCAATATCATGGGCAGGAATTAAATGTAACCACATATAATCTTGCACGTATGAATCTTATTCTTCATGAGGTAAGTGCCGAAGATCAACGATTACATAATGGGGATACATTGAATAAAGATTGGCCTACAGATGAGCCATATATGTTTGATTCTGTTGTTATGAACCCTCCGTACTCTGCTAACTGGTCAGCAGACCCTACCTTTATGGATGACGCACGTTTTAATAGGTACGGAAAACTTGCCCCTAAGTCTAAGGCTGACTTTGCTTTCCTTTTACATGGTTTTTACCACTTAAAAACATCTGGTACAATGGCTATCGTTTTGCCACATGGTGTTCTATTTAGAGGTGCAGCAGAAGGCACAATTCGCAAAAAATTATTAGAAGATGGTAGCATTTATGCTGTTATCGGTATGCCTGCAAACCTTTTCTTTGGCACATCTATTCCTACAACTGTTATTATTCTTAAGAAGAACCGTAAAGGTCGTGATGTATTATTCATTGATGCAAGTAATGATTTTACTAAGTTTAAAAATCAGAATAAATTAGAACCTGAGCATATTAAACGTATTGTTGATACATATAAAAACCGTGAAAGTATTGAAAAATATGCTTATTTAGCTTCTTTTGAAGAAATTAAAGAAAATGACTTTAATCTTAACATTCCGCGCTATGTTGATACATTCGAAGAAGAAGCACCAATAGACATGGTTACACTAGGTGCGGAAATGAAAGCCATTAATGAAGAAGAATCAAAATTAGAACAAGACATTTATGATATGCTTCTTCAATTAGAATGTGCTGAGGAAGATAGAGAATGGTTAAATGGCGTACTAGAGGTATTTAATCATGAGAAATAA